One Picrophilus oshimae DSM 9789 genomic region harbors:
- a CDS encoding replication factor C large subunit, with protein MAWADKYRPVDISELIMPSDELNSIIRWADSWRNNEVIKKSLILYGDPGTGKTTTATVIANYLNVPLIEMNASDERNADSMKRVALMSSLYSDLLSERRIPDRLILIDEADNIFESRDPKRGGDYGGITELLNVVKETRNPVIITMNDYYSFRSKRSGREIIDNSLVIEMRPYRRRNDQRYREFINKCLERCHYILKKEGKSVPENDIIRIIKENEPDIRSIINDLEAYAQDSNPGTRNKKIDIYRYVIDTFHSHDYDKLINSFSDADFDPDYYIKWIDQNLKEEYQDPEDLKNAYDILSIADLYGRLSYRANYMLTGISQEIAAGVSLMVKNKNRSTGRYSMPDIIKMYSSRKGINGARTLLEKLAALNHTSSNVIVSYLWFYRIIKRTAEFKRISRILDLSDNEVKQI; from the coding sequence ATGGCATGGGCTGACAAGTACAGGCCGGTGGATATTTCCGAGCTTATAATGCCATCTGATGAATTAAACAGTATAATAAGATGGGCCGATTCATGGAGGAACAATGAGGTAATAAAAAAGTCGCTTATACTTTACGGTGATCCGGGAACGGGTAAAACAACAACAGCCACGGTGATAGCAAATTACCTTAATGTGCCATTAATAGAGATGAACGCCTCTGATGAAAGAAATGCGGATAGCATGAAGCGTGTTGCATTAATGTCATCGCTGTATTCAGATCTATTATCCGAGAGGAGAATACCAGACAGATTAATATTAATAGATGAGGCTGATAACATCTTTGAATCCAGGGATCCAAAAAGGGGCGGTGACTATGGAGGCATTACAGAACTATTAAATGTTGTAAAGGAAACAAGGAATCCTGTTATAATAACCATGAACGACTACTATTCATTTAGATCGAAAAGGAGCGGCAGGGAGATCATTGACAATTCACTGGTTATAGAGATGAGGCCATACAGGAGAAGAAACGATCAGAGGTACCGTGAATTTATAAACAAATGCCTTGAAAGATGCCATTACATATTAAAAAAGGAGGGAAAATCCGTACCTGAAAACGATATAATAAGAATAATAAAGGAGAACGAGCCTGACATAAGATCGATAATAAATGATCTTGAGGCATATGCACAGGATTCAAATCCGGGAACAAGAAATAAAAAGATCGATATATACAGGTATGTAATTGATACATTTCACAGCCATGATTATGATAAATTAATAAACTCATTCAGCGATGCAGACTTTGATCCTGATTATTATATAAAATGGATAGACCAGAACCTAAAGGAGGAGTATCAGGATCCTGAAGATCTAAAAAATGCATATGATATCCTATCAATTGCGGATCTCTATGGCAGGCTTTCATACAGGGCAAACTACATGCTTACAGGCATTTCGCAGGAAATAGCTGCTGGTGTCTCATTAATGGTTAAAAACAAAAACAGAAGCACCGGCAGGTACTCGATGCCGGATATAATAAAGATGTACTCATCCAGAAAGGGAATAAACGGCGCAAGAACACTTTTGGAAAAGCTTGCAGCATTGAACCATACATCATCAAATGTGATTGTATCATATCTATGGTTTTACAGGATTATTAAAAGAACGGCTGAATTTAAAAGGATATCAAGAATACTGGATCTAAGCGATAACGAGGTTAAGCAAATTTAG
- a CDS encoding NOG1 family protein, which yields MFDYIPTILRSQEIINKSFKRASNIEEPYFPRKEDKVKKEIMDRISTIESTACSHFDRIIKKFPTIEKIHPFYYHLIDLMFDVDHYKLSLGKVQWTSDNIKRLSTDYIKKLRYAKTINEMNVLMKSYYGRFSSLVKNINDDLVFLGNCRDSMRRLPGIITDMPTFIMAGMPNAGKSSLISKITDVRPKIAPYPFTTLDIIIGYRSFKSGKAQFIDTPGLLDRDMSRRNDMEKKAIIALSYIDGIILFLFDYSGQVDLDAQARLYSEIRENFPNRIIRVQTKLDLSKRYEDIAVSAVTGDGMDHFMEFIEGEVGEYYRRNKEAGN from the coding sequence GTGTTTGATTACATACCAACGATATTAAGATCACAGGAAATAATAAATAAATCCTTTAAAAGGGCATCGAATATAGAGGAACCTTACTTTCCCAGGAAGGAGGATAAGGTAAAAAAGGAGATCATGGACAGGATATCAACAATAGAATCCACTGCATGCTCACATTTCGATAGGATAATAAAAAAGTTTCCAACAATTGAAAAGATCCATCCATTCTATTACCATTTAATAGACCTGATGTTTGATGTTGATCATTACAAATTAAGCCTTGGTAAGGTTCAGTGGACAAGTGATAACATAAAAAGACTTAGCACTGATTATATAAAAAAATTGAGGTATGCAAAGACCATAAACGAGATGAACGTTTTAATGAAGAGCTACTATGGAAGGTTTTCATCACTGGTAAAAAACATAAATGATGATCTTGTTTTTCTTGGAAATTGCAGGGATTCAATGAGAAGGCTTCCAGGCATTATTACAGATATGCCCACATTTATCATGGCCGGAATGCCAAATGCCGGCAAGAGCTCACTGATATCAAAAATAACAGATGTCAGGCCAAAGATAGCGCCGTATCCGTTTACAACGCTGGACATTATAATAGGATACCGCAGCTTTAAATCAGGAAAAGCACAGTTCATAGACACGCCGGGCCTTCTTGACAGGGACATGTCCAGAAGAAATGATATGGAAAAAAAGGCAATAATAGCATTGTCATACATAGATGGTATAATATTATTTTTATTTGATTACTCCGGACAGGTTGATTTAGATGCACAGGCCAGGCTATACAGCGAGATAAGGGAGAATTTCCCAAACAGGATAATTAGGGTTCAGACCAAGCTTGATCTATCAAAAAGATATGAGGATATTGCAGTATCAGCCGTGACCGGTGATGGTATGGATCATTTTATGGAATTTATAGAGGGTGAGGTCGGTGAGTATTACAGAAGAAATAAGGAAGCAGGCAATTAA
- the metG gene encoding methionine--tRNA ligase subunit beta, which yields MDQIDIDHFHTIDLRVARVIECEKVEKSRSLLRIVLDLGDERKQIVSSIADYYKPEDIIGRNLIIINNLKPAKFMGIESQGMLLAAEDESGVSLLTTDKDVKPGTRVH from the coding sequence ATGGATCAGATAGATATAGACCATTTTCATACCATAGATCTCAGGGTTGCAAGGGTCATAGAATGCGAAAAGGTTGAGAAATCAAGATCTTTATTAAGAATTGTTCTTGACCTTGGCGATGAGAGAAAGCAAATAGTATCAAGCATAGCGGATTATTACAAACCAGAGGATATTATTGGAAGGAATCTTATTATAATAAACAATTTAAAGCCTGCAAAATTTATGGGCATAGAAAGCCAGGGGATGCTCCTTGCGGCCGAGGATGAATCCGGGGTTTCGCTGCTGACAACGGATAAAGACGTAAAGCCTGGCACGAGGGTTCATTAA
- a CDS encoding aldo/keto reductase: MRIDDKNLPSIGFGTYRLGGSSTPVYENDEYDLNIIKYALSRGLSVIDTAEYYGNGHTEELVSKAIKDFNRNNIYIISKVWHNHLHYEDVIRSLKNSLKRLNTNYIDLYLIHWPNKSIPLNETLSAMEYLKDSGYIRDIGVSNFNESLLDEALSSMKKYEIVANEIEYNLNNASVVENDVIKYCIKNRISVIAYSPLNRGYLNRSIDSIAKKNNMSNVQLTLAYLKRLSLPIPMSRNMKHIDEIVSAMKIDLSDDVYNEVRNSIL; the protein is encoded by the coding sequence ATGAGGATAGACGATAAAAATTTGCCCTCAATTGGGTTTGGGACATACAGGCTTGGCGGCAGCTCAACGCCAGTATATGAAAACGATGAATACGATTTAAACATTATAAAATATGCATTATCACGTGGATTAAGTGTAATAGATACAGCCGAGTACTATGGTAATGGTCATACCGAGGAGCTAGTTTCAAAGGCAATAAAGGATTTTAACAGGAATAATATATACATAATATCAAAGGTATGGCACAACCATTTACATTACGAGGATGTAATAAGATCGCTTAAAAACAGCCTGAAAAGGCTTAACACCAATTATATAGACCTTTATTTAATTCACTGGCCGAATAAATCTATACCATTAAATGAGACCCTATCAGCAATGGAATACCTGAAGGATTCAGGATACATAAGGGATATAGGTGTAAGCAACTTCAATGAGTCACTTCTTGACGAGGCATTATCATCCATGAAGAAATACGAGATCGTTGCAAACGAGATAGAATACAATCTGAACAACGCATCTGTCGTTGAGAACGATGTAATAAAATACTGTATTAAAAACAGGATATCGGTAATAGCATACTCGCCGTTAAACCGTGGATATTTAAACAGATCAATAGACAGCATCGCAAAGAAGAATAATATGAGCAATGTTCAGCTTACGCTTGCCTATTTAAAAAGGTTGTCACTGCCGATACCGATGTCAAGGAATATGAAACATATTGATGAAATAGTATCAGCCATGAAGATAGATCTAAGTGATGATGTTTATAATGAAGTAAGAAATTCCATATTATGA
- a CDS encoding ATP-dependent helicase, with protein sequence MYTDFRIEDEFPFLDPVVAEWFNSKYDSLSEPQRYGIPLIHNKNNVLVSSPTGTGKTLTGFLSIINELFIKARSGSLEDKIYCVYISPLKALANDVNKNLKTPLNEIYEIARSHGIDLPDIRIAVRSGDTDARERARMLSKPPHILITTPESLSLVLTANKFREKFFGVEYVIVDEIHEISSTKRGSLLSLNLERLAYIAGDFVRIGLSATQAPLDLIAAYLCGYDGEKRRECRIIEVNTNKYLDLRVITPSKDLTKVSYEIATEKMYDIIVDLVNSHKTTLIFTNTRGSTEHVAMRLKARGIENIEAHHSSLGKETRVDVENKLKRGELKCVITSTSLELGIDIGYIDLVIQIGSPKSVSRALQRIGRSGHGVRDFSKGRLVVFDIDDLMECTVLTRAAYDHNIDRVQVPLNPLDVLSQALVGMALEKTWNVDEAYKIIKNSFSFHTLDYRDFIYTLKYLSGKIEGNTIYSKIWYDEETSTFGKKRSTRLIYFMNVGTIPDEANYNVFNDHGRMIGQLSDKFVEKLRQGDIFVLGARTYKFIKTVRNRVMVSDATGMTPTVPSWTGELLPRSYDLGVLIGRFRKELASMDDNSAKEWLMKNYYIDEFGAMSLVSYIKAQKPYGIPSEDFLLIEGYMDKNYNIIFHIPLGRRVNDALSRAYAYIISNNYDVNARISVNDNGFMISFDKKIEIKDVIRMLTSRNFDDILKRSIENTEMFKQRFRYCATRALMVLRKYKSADVPVTRQQLRSDKLLRVLENMDNFPVIKETYNEILNDVMDMEHALLYIKNVIEKGRFKINDYSRETSPFSYNLIISGASDVVLMEDKSKLLREFQNKLLDKIYGSSINFLVNDARLVENYYKNNVPRIDSIESYMDFARHFPYIDPFKRRFNGPYDYSIIDIENATEELINSDKIVSVFIRSTQWTSIDYYNIFYTLFRKEHELNDVDKMIYDVIDNTSFKEIKLKTKLDDDVIESSLIKLESSYIIRKHVKDKITIYIKNDIKPGEINRIDAIKRAIELTLGAYGPLSFDELIIKIPVNESEMESALNDLIMNKTVVNDYITPMFVRQYILSSDLKNLVNVNNDDINKKRINYFSQPCDTIEDYFDKYGFAFSLENIKSRVKNFNYNNLKSLMESGAVYYTRAIKNRYVYIAKWLLDTLYYLRRENPGRNDERIIKYIEDGLGINEISKLTGLGDSVVKAIVKDLEYRLEIINDGKRIYKYKPGNDVRDLVDKFGPVTLKELTRFFWVSPSRIDLSGRVPLYYKNEVYYGDIRDSGPSRIIVNVLDPLLIYLGKFSDNDSSIFIDNGHESGFMRIFDSGSVLWIEGLELESGSEKSFLDYINSRYFNYSIVIDNNDLHDDKYKRYGRYLCNTNALVINSMNDLISMFTPEMIEQPLNYNKLERLHLGIRTDVEGIYTGIKPADMEKYFESGFLYIINGPFDSSTYITKNMISLYRSIRSRKLNDIEERIVKILLNDSKTESELIRDIHESYRVKSAIKSLFKINAVARDYKRRYVFIHESISRKDAIKTMLKSILNTFGFFDDEHYKRMFSVDIDNDYIDAVRELKMENKIADAIVLDEKKLVYLSVEKNNHNNGTMVVTPKDLFYLYYSDYLKARYGSSYILMDDGKIKTSFSVKKSGRFLMIENNDYMDLIKSEMSSAGYIVNSK encoded by the coding sequence ATGTACACAGATTTCAGAATTGAGGATGAGTTTCCGTTTCTTGACCCGGTGGTGGCAGAGTGGTTCAACTCAAAATACGATTCATTAAGCGAGCCACAAAGGTATGGCATACCTTTAATTCATAATAAAAATAATGTTCTTGTTTCATCGCCAACTGGTACCGGAAAAACACTTACAGGTTTTCTATCAATAATAAATGAGCTTTTTATAAAGGCAAGATCAGGCAGCCTTGAGGATAAGATATACTGTGTTTATATAAGCCCTCTAAAGGCGCTTGCAAATGATGTTAATAAAAATTTAAAAACGCCTTTAAATGAGATATATGAAATAGCCAGGAGTCACGGAATTGATCTTCCTGATATAAGAATAGCTGTAAGGTCCGGTGATACTGATGCAAGGGAAAGGGCAAGGATGTTGAGCAAGCCGCCGCATATTTTAATAACAACGCCTGAATCGTTATCATTGGTTTTAACAGCAAATAAATTTAGGGAGAAGTTCTTTGGTGTTGAGTATGTAATAGTTGATGAGATACATGAGATCTCATCAACAAAGCGCGGATCGCTCCTATCTTTAAATCTTGAGAGGCTTGCTTATATAGCCGGCGACTTTGTTAGAATAGGTTTATCCGCAACGCAGGCGCCGCTGGATTTAATAGCGGCCTATCTCTGCGGATACGATGGCGAAAAAAGGCGTGAATGCAGGATAATAGAGGTTAACACAAATAAATACCTTGACTTAAGGGTTATAACGCCGTCAAAGGATCTTACAAAGGTAAGCTATGAAATAGCAACCGAGAAGATGTATGATATAATAGTGGATCTGGTAAATTCACATAAAACAACATTGATATTCACAAACACCAGGGGCTCTACAGAACACGTTGCCATGCGCTTAAAGGCCCGTGGCATAGAAAACATAGAGGCGCATCATTCATCCCTGGGAAAGGAGACCAGGGTCGATGTTGAAAATAAATTAAAACGCGGTGAATTAAAATGCGTTATAACATCAACGTCCCTTGAGCTTGGCATAGACATAGGATACATAGACCTTGTAATACAGATAGGAAGCCCGAAATCCGTTTCCAGGGCACTTCAGAGGATAGGCAGATCCGGCCATGGTGTGAGGGACTTTTCCAAGGGCAGGCTTGTTGTCTTTGATATTGATGATTTAATGGAATGCACTGTGCTTACAAGGGCTGCATATGATCATAACATAGACAGGGTGCAGGTTCCCTTAAACCCGCTGGATGTGCTTTCACAGGCACTTGTTGGCATGGCCCTTGAAAAGACCTGGAATGTCGATGAGGCATATAAAATAATAAAAAACTCGTTTTCATTTCATACCCTTGATTACAGGGATTTTATATATACATTAAAATACCTGTCCGGCAAGATAGAGGGCAATACCATTTACTCAAAGATCTGGTACGATGAGGAAACATCAACCTTTGGAAAGAAGAGGAGCACTAGATTAATATATTTCATGAACGTTGGAACCATACCTGATGAGGCTAACTACAACGTTTTTAATGACCATGGCAGGATGATAGGACAGCTCAGCGACAAGTTTGTTGAAAAACTCAGACAAGGCGATATCTTTGTCCTTGGGGCAAGAACATATAAATTTATAAAAACCGTTAGAAACAGGGTTATGGTAAGTGATGCCACAGGCATGACACCAACCGTTCCTTCCTGGACCGGCGAGCTTTTGCCAAGAAGCTATGACCTTGGTGTATTAATAGGAAGATTCAGAAAGGAGCTTGCCTCCATGGATGACAATTCCGCAAAGGAATGGCTGATGAAAAATTATTATATAGATGAGTTTGGGGCCATGAGCCTTGTATCATACATAAAGGCCCAGAAACCATACGGAATACCATCTGAGGACTTCCTTTTAATAGAGGGTTACATGGATAAAAATTACAATATAATATTCCATATACCGCTGGGCAGGCGCGTAAATGATGCCCTTTCCAGGGCCTATGCATACATTATATCAAATAATTATGACGTCAATGCAAGGATAAGTGTCAATGATAATGGTTTCATGATAAGCTTTGATAAAAAGATAGAGATAAAAGATGTTATTAGAATGCTTACATCCAGGAACTTCGATGATATATTAAAAAGGTCAATAGAGAATACCGAGATGTTTAAGCAGAGGTTTAGATACTGTGCAACAAGGGCATTGATGGTCTTAAGGAAATATAAAAGTGCAGATGTGCCTGTAACCAGACAGCAGCTAAGAAGTGATAAGCTCCTCAGGGTTCTTGAAAACATGGACAATTTTCCTGTGATAAAGGAAACTTACAATGAGATATTAAATGATGTTATGGATATGGAGCATGCGCTATTATACATAAAAAATGTTATAGAAAAGGGGAGGTTTAAAATAAATGACTATTCAAGGGAAACAAGCCCGTTTTCATATAATCTTATAATATCAGGCGCATCAGATGTTGTTTTAATGGAGGATAAATCAAAACTTCTCAGGGAATTCCAGAATAAATTGCTTGATAAAATATATGGAAGCAGCATAAACTTCCTTGTAAACGATGCGAGGCTTGTTGAGAATTACTACAAAAATAACGTGCCAAGGATAGACAGCATTGAATCCTACATGGATTTTGCAAGGCACTTCCCGTACATAGATCCATTTAAAAGAAGGTTTAACGGTCCATATGATTACTCAATAATAGATATAGAGAACGCAACAGAGGAATTAATAAATAGCGATAAGATAGTCTCTGTTTTTATAAGGTCAACACAGTGGACTTCAATAGATTACTATAACATATTTTATACGTTGTTTAGAAAAGAACACGAATTAAATGACGTTGATAAAATGATATACGATGTTATAGATAACACAAGCTTTAAGGAGATAAAGTTGAAAACAAAGCTCGATGATGATGTAATAGAGTCATCACTTATAAAACTGGAATCATCATACATTATAAGAAAGCATGTTAAGGATAAAATCACCATTTACATAAAGAATGATATAAAACCAGGCGAAATAAACAGAATCGATGCCATTAAAAGGGCCATTGAATTAACTCTGGGTGCCTATGGACCGCTTTCCTTTGATGAGCTGATAATAAAAATACCTGTAAACGAGTCAGAAATGGAATCTGCGTTGAATGATCTTATAATGAATAAAACCGTGGTAAACGATTATATTACACCAATGTTTGTTAGGCAGTATATTCTATCATCTGATTTAAAGAACCTTGTAAACGTTAATAATGATGATATAAACAAAAAGAGGATAAACTATTTTTCACAGCCATGCGATACCATTGAAGATTACTTTGATAAATATGGCTTCGCCTTTTCTCTGGAAAACATAAAATCAAGGGTGAAGAATTTCAATTATAATAATCTTAAGAGCCTGATGGAATCCGGTGCCGTTTATTACACAAGGGCAATAAAAAACAGGTATGTCTACATTGCTAAATGGCTGCTTGACACATTATATTATCTTAGAAGGGAAAATCCGGGCAGGAACGATGAGCGGATAATTAAATACATAGAGGATGGCCTTGGAATAAATGAGATTTCAAAACTCACAGGCCTTGGAGATTCCGTTGTAAAGGCTATTGTAAAGGATCTTGAATACCGCCTTGAGATTATAAACGATGGTAAAAGGATTTATAAATACAAACCAGGAAATGATGTAAGAGACCTTGTGGATAAATTCGGGCCCGTGACATTAAAGGAGCTAACAAGATTTTTCTGGGTAAGCCCATCAAGAATTGATTTATCAGGCAGGGTTCCATTGTATTATAAAAATGAGGTATATTATGGTGATATCAGAGATTCTGGACCATCAAGGATCATTGTAAACGTTCTTGACCCGCTTTTAATATACCTTGGAAAATTTTCGGACAACGATTCTTCAATATTCATAGATAACGGCCATGAGTCCGGCTTCATGAGGATATTCGACAGTGGATCTGTTCTCTGGATAGAGGGCCTTGAGCTTGAAAGTGGATCGGAAAAAAGCTTCCTGGATTATATAAATTCTAGGTATTTTAACTATAGCATTGTCATAGATAATAATGATCTTCATGATGATAAATACAAAAGGTATGGCAGATACCTTTGCAATACAAATGCATTGGTTATAAACAGCATGAATGATTTAATATCCATGTTTACGCCGGAGATGATCGAGCAGCCACTGAATTACAATAAGCTTGAGAGGCTGCATCTTGGCATAAGGACAGATGTCGAGGGCATATACACGGGCATAAAACCGGCTGACATGGAAAAATACTTTGAATCCGGATTTTTATACATAATAAACGGCCCGTTTGATAGCAGCACGTACATTACAAAGAACATGATAAGTTTATACCGTTCAATAAGATCAAGGAAATTAAATGATATCGAGGAAAGGATAGTAAAGATATTATTAAATGATAGCAAAACCGAATCAGAGCTAATAAGAGATATCCATGAATCATACAGGGTAAAATCCGCAATAAAGTCGCTGTTTAAGATAAACGCAGTGGCGCGCGATTATAAGAGAAGGTATGTATTTATACACGAAAGCATATCAAGAAAGGATGCAATAAAAACCATGCTGAAAAGCATATTAAATACCTTTGGCTTCTTTGACGATGAGCATTATAAAAGGATGTTCTCCGTTGATATAGATAATGATTACATTGATGCTGTAAGGGAATTAAAAATGGAGAATAAAATAGCAGACGCCATAGTTCTGGATGAAAAAAAGCTTGTTTATCTATCAGTTGAGAAAAATAACCATAACAATGGCACGATGGTTGTGACGCCAAAGGATCTGTTCTATCTTTATTATAGCGATTATTTAAAGGCCAGATACGGAAGCTCTTACATATTAATGGATGATGGAAAAATCAAAACATCGTTTTCGGTGAAAAAATCAGGAAGATTTCTAATGATAGAGAATAACGACTACATGGATTTGATAAAGAGCGAGATGTCCAGTGCAGGTTACATAGTTAACAGCAAATAG
- a CDS encoding DUF2175 family protein encodes MEYKCYICKKAFRSGEKFTFTKEGSVHLDCFVSDKRLKIEENKIEKLRTLSLILDYELTYLVELLNIKPEDDESKEITRQKIKELEKASGETTKMIYEL; translated from the coding sequence ATGGAGTACAAATGCTATATTTGCAAGAAGGCTTTCAGAAGCGGGGAGAAGTTCACATTTACAAAGGAGGGTTCGGTTCATCTTGACTGCTTTGTTTCAGATAAGAGATTAAAAATAGAGGAAAATAAGATAGAGAAGCTTAGGACCCTGAGCCTGATCCTGGACTATGAGCTCACATACCTTGTTGAGCTTTTGAACATAAAGCCAGAGGATGACGAATCTAAGGAAATAACAAGGCAGAAAATAAAGGAGCTTGAAAAGGCAAGTGGCGAAACAACAAAAATGATTTATGAACTTTAA
- a CDS encoding 50S ribosomal protein L15e, protein MLSSYSMIRDSWKKLKKSDIYPVQKARMVSWRKSGSVVRLDYPTRLDRARSLGYKAKQGFIIVRSRVRKGGQHRPKIMGGRRPRRLAYNKLTVKKSIQLIAEERAADKYPNMEVLNSYYVGEDGLYKYYEVILIDRSSPAVLSDKNVSWIANSANKGRVYRGLTSAGYKSRGLGHGRLGSAKSRPSIRANGRLRR, encoded by the coding sequence ATGTTAAGCTCATATTCAATGATTAGAGATTCATGGAAGAAATTAAAGAAGTCCGATATATATCCTGTGCAGAAGGCCAGGATGGTATCATGGAGGAAAAGTGGCTCAGTTGTACGTTTAGATTATCCAACAAGGTTAGACCGTGCCAGGAGCCTTGGTTATAAGGCAAAGCAGGGCTTTATTATTGTAAGGTCAAGGGTAAGAAAGGGTGGCCAGCACAGGCCAAAGATTATGGGAGGCAGAAGGCCCAGAAGGCTGGCATACAACAAGCTTACTGTTAAAAAGAGCATACAGCTAATAGCAGAGGAGCGTGCCGCGGATAAGTATCCAAACATGGAGGTCCTGAACTCATACTACGTTGGTGAGGACGGTCTTTACAAGTACTATGAGGTAATACTAATAGACAGATCATCTCCTGCTGTACTATCAGACAAAAATGTATCATGGATAGCAAACAGCGCAAACAAGGGTCGCGTCTATCGTGGATTAACATCCGCAGGCTACAAATCGAGAGGCCTTGGACACGGCCGGCTTGGTTCTGCAAAGAGCAGGCCATCAATAAGGGCCAATGGCCGCCTTAGAAGATAA
- a CDS encoding glutamate--tRNA ligase, translated as MSITEEIRKQAIKNAYLHDGRADVKSVVSKLMAEFPEARKNPGDLINDVKKCVDEINSMGKDRIIEIINNEYPEFKIKEKKEEKHELPELPNAKNGVVMRMAPSPSGPLHIGHSRMAILNDEYVKRYGGDLILRIEDTNPGNIDIDAYDMIPEDLKWLDVNVTKTVIQTSRMDLYYREAKKLIENGYMYIAETDQKRFKELKLKSMALPDRSMDPGVHLDRFDKMLNREYREGEAVAVLKTDLNHPNPSIRDWIAFRISYKRHPLTGDEYCVYPMMNFSVAIDDHYLGLTHVIRGMDHLVNTEKQKYIFNYNSWKLPYYYHYGIIKIPGSVLKTSIIKNGIKSGKYTGWDDVRLGTIRALRKRGYRPETFRRYWINSGMKETGATFSWEIFDSINRQLIDRDAMRFFFVNDPVLLDLNNDIDLESHARYHPDIDLGYRKYIIKSHSRIYLSRRDLDDIKPDEIFRLKDLCVVKRTEDGIAYIDDDSGKRLKIIQWCPENSHEFTVQKPDGTVDSGMLEPLAYNYNGVSQFERYGYVNIINRKGYFLHR; from the coding sequence GTGAGTATTACAGAAGAAATAAGGAAGCAGGCAATTAAAAATGCATACTTGCATGATGGAAGGGCCGATGTAAAATCCGTAGTTAGCAAGTTAATGGCGGAGTTTCCTGAGGCCAGAAAGAATCCTGGTGATTTAATCAACGATGTTAAAAAATGCGTTGATGAGATAAATTCAATGGGAAAGGACCGTATTATTGAAATAATAAACAATGAGTACCCGGAATTTAAAATAAAGGAAAAAAAGGAGGAGAAGCACGAGCTGCCAGAGCTGCCAAATGCAAAAAATGGCGTTGTCATGAGGATGGCGCCTTCACCATCAGGACCATTGCACATAGGCCATTCAAGGATGGCAATACTCAACGATGAATACGTAAAAAGATACGGTGGTGATCTAATACTAAGAATAGAGGATACCAATCCCGGAAACATAGATATAGATGCCTATGATATGATACCTGAAGATTTAAAATGGCTGGATGTGAATGTAACAAAAACGGTTATACAGACATCGAGAATGGATCTATATTACAGGGAGGCAAAAAAGCTTATAGAAAATGGATATATGTACATAGCGGAGACCGATCAGAAAAGGTTTAAGGAATTAAAATTAAAATCAATGGCCCTGCCAGACAGATCCATGGATCCTGGCGTACATTTGGATAGATTTGATAAAATGCTTAACCGTGAATACAGGGAGGGCGAGGCTGTAGCTGTTTTAAAGACTGACCTGAATCATCCAAATCCATCAATAAGGGACTGGATAGCCTTTAGAATATCATATAAAAGGCATCCGCTTACAGGCGATGAATACTGTGTTTATCCAATGATGAACTTTTCCGTTGCCATTGATGATCATTATCTTGGATTAACACATGTTATAAGGGGCATGGACCATCTGGTAAATACAGAGAAACAGAAATATATATTTAATTACAACAGCTGGAAGCTTCCTTACTATTACCATTATGGAATTATAAAGATACCAGGTTCGGTATTAAAAACAAGCATAATAAAGAATGGTATAAAATCTGGAAAGTACACAGGCTGGGATGACGTAAGGCTTGGAACGATACGTGCGCTAAGAAAGAGGGGTTACAGGCCTGAGACGTTTAGAAGATACTGGATAAACTCCGGCATGAAGGAAACAGGTGCAACGTTCTCCTGGGAGATCTTTGATTCAATAAACAGGCAGCTGATCGATAGGGATGCAATGAGGTTCTTCTTTGTTAATGATCCTGTTCTACTTGATTTAAACAATGATATTGACCTTGAGAGCCATGCAAGGTACCATCCTGATATTGATCTTGGATACAGAAAATACATTATAAAGAGCCATTCAAGGATATATTTAAGCAGGCGTGACCTTGATGATATCAAACCTGACGAGATATTCAGATTAAAGGATCTTTGCGTGGTTAAAAGAACAGAGGATGGAATAGCATACATTGATGATGATTCAGGCAAAAGGCTCAAGATTATACAATGGTGCCCTGAAAACAGCCATGAATTTACCGTTCAGAAGCCTGATGGAACTGTTGACTCTGGTATGCTTGAACCCCTTGCATATAATTACAATGGCGTATCACAATTTGAGCGCTATGGCTACGTAAATATTATAAACAGAAAGGGATACTTCTTGCATAGATAA